Part of the Paenibacillus aurantius genome, CGGTCCCGGGGAAGATCTCCCCTTCAGGAGAACGGTTAATAGAAGGGTTCCGGGTGGATTCATGCGGCATGGGCTCTTCGCTCCTTGATCTTTCTATTCTTATTGGGTAGTATGAACCGGATGATGGGGAAGAATGCGTTTTTACCGTTAAAGGAAAAAGGAGAGAAGAAACCCATGGGCCGTTATCAAGTCGTTCAAACCGTAGATTGTTATCCTGTCTGGGAGCTGGTGGAGGAGGCCACCCGCTCGGTCGTCCGGATCTGCCCGGAACGGGGCGGCATCGTAACCGGATTTCGGTCGAAGGGGCGGGAGCTGCTGTATCTGGACCGGCAAACGTACGAAGACCCCGAGGCGAACATTCGGGGAGGGATTCCGGTACTGTTCCCGATCTGCGGCCAGCTGCCCGACGGGCGTTACGAATGGGACGGGGAAAGTTTTACGATGCCCAATCACGGAGTGGCCCGGAACCGGCCGTGGGAGGTTGCCGGTACGGAAACCGAGGGACATGCCGCGATTACGCTGAAGCTCACGAGCGATGCCGGGACGCTGGAGTCGTATCCTTTTGATTTTGAGCTGCGGTTTACTTACCTTCTGAAGGACGGCGGGCTCACCATTCGGCAGGAGTACGGAAACCGCTCGGAAGCAAGCCTGCCGGTCTACGCCGGGTTCCATCCGTACTTTGCCTCCGACCGGAAGGAGCTGGCCTACGCCTCGGATGCTTCCTCTGTTCTCGATCTTAATGACGGGAGGGAGAAGCCCTTCCACGGCTCGGTTGACCTTACCGGCCGGAAGGAGGCGGTGTTCCTGCTCGGGACGAAGCAGCGGGAGATTGCCTTTCAGCCGGCGGAAGGGTACGGAATCCGGATGTCCTACGGCGGGGAATTCCGCTATATCGTCCTGTGGTCGGTGCCGGACAAGCCTTTTGTCTGTGTGGAGCCTTGGATGGCGAAGACAAATGAAATGAATCTCAAAGAGGAGCTCGTGATGATTCCGGCCGGGGAAACGCTCGTGACCGAGCTGGCCATTTCCTGCGGGCCGGCCTGACCGCCGCCGGTACAAACGCCGTGTACACGGGCGGAGCATTCCCATACAATACCCTATAACGGATTTTGAAGGGGGATGCGAAATGACTGCCCGTTTCCACGGGAAATACCGCAACGCGCGGCATCCCAAGGTTTCTGTTATCATTCCGGTCAAGAACGAGGTCCGGACCCTGAGGCGCGTCATCCACCAGGCCTACCAGGTGCATCCGCATACCGAGGTCGTCGTGGTTGCGAATGGCTCGACGGACGGGTCCAAGCAGCTGGCCCGAAGAATGGGTGCGCGCGTCTACAGCTACGGGCATTCGCTCGGGCTCGATGTGGGCCGCAGCATCGGCGCACGCAAGGCAAGAGGCCGGATTTTGCTGTTTACCGACGGGGACATCATTATCCCGGCCTATCAGCTTAGAAAGCTCGTGAGGGCTGTCGACAACGGGGTCGATGTCGCCTTGAACCGCTATTCCGGCCGGCCTGTACACAAGATCCCGCTGGTTAAGCATGCCCTTAACCTGCTCATCTCCCGCCCTGACTTAAAGGGAGCCTCGCTAACGACGATTCCGCATGCGCTCAGCCGAAAAGCTGTCCGCAGGATCGGCACCCGGAAGCTGGCCGTGCCTCCGAAGGCCCACGCCGTGGCCGCCGCGTCCGGCCTCAGGATGAAGGCGGTCGAATTCATCGAGGTGGGCCGAACCAACCCGAAGAAGAGCCATCACCAGAACCGCCAGCGCATCGAATCCTTGATCATCGGCGACCACCTGGAGGCGCTTGGCGCATATATCCGCCGCAAGGGCCAAAGGGGCCGGCACACGGACATGGGCCGCCGGCGGGGCTACGCCCGGTAGGGTGAGACCAGGGGCAGCAGGCTGGGCTGCGATCGAGTGACGAAAGGGCCGCGCTCGCGATCGAACGAGCGGCCCGCTTTGGCAGGAACGGCCCGCCCGGCCAAGAAGAGAGCGCCGGCTCGCTTCCGGCTGCGCGCCAGTGATCATCGGGCCCTCTTAGGAAGGCGCTGATGGCCTTTCGCCGCAGTGCGGGCAGCCCGGCCTTGCTCCATACCAAAAAAGGCAGACCCTGCGAGGTCTGCCTTTTTGGCGTTAGCCGCTGCTTATTTGACGATCATCACCGGACAGCGAGCCTGCTGGATGACGGCATGGCTCACGCTGCCAAGCAGAAGCTCCTTGACGAGCCCGTTGCCCCGGGAGCCCATGACGATCAGTCCGCATTCCTCTTCGCGGGCAAGCCGCAGGATAATCTCCGCCGGGTCGCCGTTCCGGGCGAGAGAGCGGTACGGGATGCCGGCATCCTTCAGGGCAGCCACGGCCGGCTCCAGAATGCGGCGTCCCTCCTCCTCCACCGCTTCCTCCAGATTGACGCCGATTGGCGGCTCGTTCATGGCAAAGCTCGGGTTCACGTGAAGAACCACAAGCTCGGGCGGGACCGGAAGCGAACGGGCCAGCGATACGGCGTGAGCAAGGGCACGGGCGGAGGATTCGGATCCGTCCACCGGCACAAGAAGCTTTTCGTACATAGGAATCTCCTCCTTAATGGGCATCGGCGGCGTCGATTCCGCTCAGATGTCTTCTTCTTGCGATCAGGACGACAACGCCGATCAGCACCATGAACGCCCCCATATAGAAGGGCGACTCCGCCCGGTACCACTCCGACAGCTTCCCCGCTAGCCACGGGGAGATGGCTCCGCCCACGAACCGGACAAAGCTGTAAGCCGCGGAAGCGACGGAACGCTCGACCGGCGCCGCCTGCATGACGGCGGTGGTGATCAGCGTATTGTTGATGCCGAGGAAGATGCCCGCGGCAATGACGGCGATGATGACCGTCTTCGGCGAATGCTGGATCGTACCGGCGGCCATCACCAGCAGGTCGACAGCGAATAAGATGAGCATGGCGCAGATGGACCGCACGGAACCGAACCGGCGCTGCAGCCTCGGCGCCACGAAGACCGACGTAATGGCGAGCATCATGCCCCAGCCGAAGAACACGTAGCCCAATCCGTGCTCATTAAGCTCCATTACATAGGGAGAGTAGGCGAGCAGCGTGAAGAAGCCGTAGTTATACAAGAGCGCCGTGATCGCCAAGGTCATCAGCGCCGGATAGCCGAGGGCCTTGAACGGATCGGCGAGCGAGCTGCGGTTCTTCGGCTTGGGGGTCTTGGGCAGCAGGAAGACAATCGAGATGAAGGCAATCGCCATCAGTACGCTGACCCCGAAGAACGGCCCCCGCCACGAGATCGAGCCGAGCTCCCCGCCGAGCAGCGGACCGACCGAGATGCCGAGTCCGAGCGCCGCTTCGTACAGAATGATCGCCCGGGCGGTCCCGGAGGTCGACAAGCCCACGATGGCGGACAAGGCGGTGGCGATAAACAAGGCGTTGCCGAGTCCCCAGCCGCCGCGGTACCCGACGATTCCTTCAATGCTGCCGGCGGCACCGCCGAGAGCCGAGAAGAGCACGATGAGCAGAATTCCGCTCAACAAAGTCCATTTGACGCCGATCCGGCTCGAGACTACCCCGGTAATGAGCATCGCTATCCCGGTTACGAGGTTATAGCTTGTAAAAAGCAGCGAGACCTGGCTCTTGCTGGCATGAAGCTTCTCCGCAATGGCTGGAAGGATGGGGTCGACCAGCCCCAGTCCCATAAAGGAAATAACACAAGCAAAAGCAACGGCCCAAACCGCCTTCGGCTGGTCAAAAAAACCGCCCCGCCGCGGGAGCCCGTCAGACCCTGCTGAATAAGATTTCATAGATGACATCCTCCACTTCCGTATAAGTCGCACGTCCGGGATGTGATGATTGGCTGATAGGCGAGGCAGCAAGAGCCCGCCGTGCCCAGCGCTTCCCTTCTATACATAAAAAAGCGCGCCGATTTCATCGGCGCTCCTTATTACTGTTCTCTCCGGTTGTGCTTTCTATACTTTAGTATATCAATAGTTAACGTTAACGTCAACGTTTGATGGAAGACGGTCAAAATCTAAGTCAAAGTCTAAGTCAGCTGCAAAGAAGCTCCTTGAGCCGGTCCGTCAGCTTTTACGCGCGGAGCTCTTTTCGTCCTCCCATATACGGCTGCAGAGCGTCCGGGATCCGCACGCTTCCATCCTCCTGCTGATGAATCTCCAAGAGAGGAATCAGGATGCGCGGGCTTGCCACTGCCGTATTGTTCAGGGTGTGGCAGAAGTGCAGCTTGCCGTCGGCCCCGCGGTACTGGATACGCGAACGGCGGGCCTGGAAGTCGTGCAGGTTCGACGCCGAGTGGGTTTCCCCGTACGCCCCGCGATTCGGCATCCACGTTTCGATGTCGTACTGCTTGTAGGTTTTCTGCGCCATATCTCCCGCACACACCGCCATGACCCGGTACGGCAGCTCCAGAAGCTGCAGGATTTCCTCCGCATGGCCCGTGATCTCCTGCAAGAGCCTCTCCGACAGCGCGGGATCGGCTTCGCACAAGACCACCTGCTCCACCTTGGCAAACTGGTGGACCCGGTAAAGCCCGTGAACGTCCCGGCCGGCCGAGCCTACCTCCCGGCGGAAGCAGGCCGACACCGCCGCGAGCCGGATAGGCTCCCGCAGGTCCACGACCTCGTCCGCGTAATAGCTGACGAGCGGCACCTCCGAGGTGCCCGCCAGCCATTTGTCTTCCTCCGCCAGCCGATAGGTCTGCTCCTCCCCAAGCGGAAAATAGCCGGTATTCCGCATCGCCTCCGTGCGAACCATGACGGGCACTTCCAGAAGGGTAAAACCTTTGGCCGCCAGCCGGTCTACCGCCAGCTGCTGGACGGCTCGGTGAAGCAGGACGCCTGCCCCTTTCAAATAATAGCTGCGGCTTCCGCCTGTCTTGACCCCTCTGGCCAAATCCAGAAGGCCGAGCCGTTCCCCGAGCGTGACATGGTCCGCCTCTTCAAAGGGAAACGCCGGCGGTTCCCCGACCCGCCGGAGCTCCACGTTGTCCTCGTCCGATTCCCCGTCCGGGGTATCGGGGGAGACCACGTTCGGCACCAGGGCCATCAGTTGCCCGAACCTCCGCTCGGCGTCCTGCAGCTTCGGCTGCAGGACGTTCAGCTTATCCTGGATAAGGCCGACCCGGCCCTTGGCCTCCTCCGCCTTATCATCTCCTGCCTGGCCTTTGACCTCCTCCGCCAGGCTCTCGGCTTCTTCCGCCCGGCCTTCTACTCGGCCCGCCAGCAGACGGCCGATTTCCCGGGACAGCCGGTTTCTTTCCTGCCGCAGCCCTTCCGTCTCCTGCTGCAGAAGGCGTTTGACCCGGTCCGCCTCCAGCAGGTCCTCCACCTTCAGCCGGATATTTTTCCGGTCAGCCGCCTCCTGTACCTTTTCCCGGTTATCCCGGATCCACTTGATGTCCAGCATCCGCATCCGCTCCTTTTCTAAAAAACACAAAAAGCGCCCTCATCCTTATGGGACGAGGAGCGCTTCTGTACTCGCGGTGCCACCCAACTTGACCGGACGCGAGGTCCGATCCACTTTGGTTCCGCGGTAACGGGCGGTGCCGGATGACTTAGGGGGAGTCCGGGACGGATCCGGAACGAATCCGAGTCGGATCCCCTTGACGAAAACGCCTCCGAGTTGGATTCTCATCATTGGCCTGATTCCGCTATGCAATTTCCAGTAGTATAGCGGGAACAGCCGGAAATGGCAAGCCCAGAGAGATTTTACCCGCTGAGAGGGCGTCGGTTTTAGAACGGGTAGACCTTAAACCTTCCATTGTCGGAGGAGAATTTCAAGATATTCCCGTCTGCTGGGATTCCTTCGAAGTAGGCACCTATGCAACCGGTCGTACACCTATGCCCGGATAACATGATCGTGGCGCCGCTTCCCTTAAACTTGGCTTGGAGTTGATGCATAAACTCAAAGACTCGCTTCATGAAATTTTGAATATCCTCCACCCCCTTATAAAGCCTCGGGTTCGGAATGACGCCTGCCATCGTCACTTCACTTCTTTTCCGGTTATCGGCTTCCCCTAAGTCAAATACGTCCAGCCTCTCGTCGATGATAACAGCCGCCCCTGTTGCCAGTTCGGCGGTTTGAACAGCCCGTTCTTGCGGGGAGGAGTACACGTAGTCAAAGCGGATATGGGTTAATTCGTTTTTTAAGGCTTCCGCTTGCTCCCTGCCCTGCCGATTTAAAGGCAAGCCTTTTCGTCCCTGAAGTCTTCCTTCTTTGTTCAAATCCGTCTGCCCATGCCTTACGACATAAATCATAAAGTCCGCCTCCCACTCCTATCAATCCAATCTAACAAATAATACCATATAATGGTGTTTGGATACGGGAATACAGCATGGGTTTGTAGTACATCGATTCGTTATTAGTTCATTGTCTTACAGCTTTTGGGCAATGTCTTCGATCCCTAATCCTTAATATGGTAAAATATGTAATACATTAATCAAAGAATGGAGCAGCCTTGTTGATGAGTGAACAAATGATTGGTTGGGTGAAGGGGGGACTCGGGCTTGTGTCAGCTTCCGTCTCTTTAGCCTTACTGGGACTATGGGTTCGAAGACACCGTTCCGCTTACGGATGGTTAGCGGCCCACCTGCTCTTCGTCACTTGGGCCTTGATTGGAGTACTTGAGGTAGCGGAGGCGCGAAGAAACCCTTTCGCCCCAACTTGGGGCCAGGGAATGGAGCAAGCCGTGCGGATGTCCCTAGCGCTGGACCGGTCCTTGAAGCTGATCTGGTCCGGCCTCTTCTTGACGGCGGGCATGGTCTGCCTCGTGGTCGGACTCGTCCTCCTCCGCAAAACATCCAGGAGCTGCCGATCGAGACGCCGGGCCGGTGGGACGCCGTCTAGCCCGATCTGACGGCGCTCGAGAAAATAATCAGCGGCAGGCTGCCGGGCAGGGCCCTGCCGCCATGGAGGAAGGCGGGACGCGAGAGGCTTGGGCGGGTCGAGACGTATGCCAGGCTTGGGCGGGCTGCTGTGGAGAAAGTGAGACGCAAGAGGAGTGAGGAAGCTTAGGCTGGGTCCTCACGCCGGTCTTCCGCGCCATTCCTCTGCGGGAAGACAACGATAGAGGAACTACGGTTCGCTAATGGCCCCTTTTCCCGGCAGAAGCCGAACTTAGCGGAACGAAAATCCTCTATTTAGACGGCCAATCAGCAAAAAGAGGCCGTTTCGGGTCATTTCCGCCGAAATAGAGCCTCTGTGTTCCTCTATTTTCTCTGGCTTCCTCCCATTTGGCGGAATAAGGAACTTCCGTTCCGCTATTCGCATAGCACGGGTAACCGGAAGCAAGGTAACTGCTGATCCCTTGTCGGCGGCATTCAGAAGCAGCAGCCAGCAGAGATACCGCTTCTCGGTAAGCAAGGCGGGCAAGGGGGAGCTGGCTGCCGGATCAAATCGGATCGGCGAAGCCTTTGAAACACTAACTCACGAGCCGCAGGCCGCCGACAAGGCCGCCCGCCTGCAGCCAATGCAGCTCCGCTCCTGTCCCCGCCTCCGCCAACCCGCCCTCCGCCCGCAGCTTCTCGCTCACGAGCCACAAGCCGCTGCCAACGCCTCCAGCAGCCGACGCAGCTCGGCTTCCGTCGCGTCATCCGTCAGCCCGCCTTCGGCGCTAAGCTTCTTGTTCACGAGCGGGATCGTCAGGCTCCCGCCGTCCACCCGCTTCGCCGTCATCATGCCGAGCGTCAGAAGCAGCGAGTCATGCGCCGTCCGGGCCCCGATAGCCAAAGGCGAAGCGCTGATGGTGCAGGTCGGCTTCTCGTAGAACTCGCCGGACGAAACGACCCAGTCCATCGCATTCTTCAGCATGCCGGGAACGCCGTTCGCATATTCCGGGGTACAGACGAGCACCCCGTCGGCCGCCTGCAGCCGTTCCCGGAACCGCCGGACCGCCGCCGGGGGATCATCCCCGTCGAGGTCCGGATTGAAGTGCGGCAGGTCGCCGAGCCCCTCGTAGAGCTCCACGCTCATTCCCGCCGGAGCGAGCTCCGCGGCGATCTTCAGCAGCCGGGTGTTGGCGGAGGCTGCGCGCAGACTGCCGGACAAGGCCAGCACGTGGATCCGGGGAGTTGTCATCGTCCCGCCTCCCCTGCCGCCATGGCCTTGTAATCGAGCTCCACCGCGGGAACGTCCCGCCGGATCCGGTCCTTGATCTCCTCCAGCCACCTGACGATCCCGGGCGTCCGGTCGGCCGGATCGATTTTTTTGTTAAGGACCAGGTACAGGGTCACATCCCGGAGCTTCAGGAAATAAGGGATTTCCCGCAGCCACTCGGCCGGCAAGTCGTAAGCACTTCGGTAGCCCGCCCAGAACGACCGGAAAAAGTCCTCCGCATAAGCCCCCCGGTCTCCCTTGTACATTTCGGGCAGCTTGCCCGCCGATACGGCATAATAAAGCGGGATGGCCAGATCATGGGCGAACCAATTGTAGGCGGAGTCATCAAAATCGAAGACGGTCAGCCGGCCGTCCTCCACCAAAAAATTGCCCGAATGGATGTCCGTGTGAATGAGGCCGTACGCCTCCGGGCCCCGGGGCAGCCCCTTCAGATGAGTCACGATTTCCTCCAGCCGCTGCAGAACGTACTCGTCTCTGGGCAGCACCAGTTTTTCCGGCTCCTGCAGGAGCTCGTCTTCCGCCCACGAAGGCCTCGGCGTCAATCCCTCCGGAACCACATAGCTCCGGGTAGCCGCATGCATCCGGCCGGTCAGCATCCCCCACGCGGCGTACATCTCTTCGTTCCAATCGGCCGTGTTAGCCGGGTCCGCCGCATGCCCTTGGGCTTTGGCAAAGACACATGCCGTGAAATAACTGTCCCCGACCGTCACCCGTTCCGTCCGTCTCCCCTCCAGCGAGGAGTAATACTTTGGAATACTAAGCCCTGCCTCCACCAAGTGACGGATCCAATCCAGCTCCGCCAGAAGCTCCTCCTCCGAGCGGTGGGAGCTGTGAGTCAGCCGGAGAATACGCGGCTCCCCCTCTGCTTCACCTTCCACTTCCCCTTCGTACACGTAGTTTTCAAAATCCCCCAGCTTCTTCAGACCGCCCGCCTTCAGGCCGAACCGTGACGCCGCTTCCTCCAAGACGGCTTCTCCGAACAGCCTCTCCACCGATTGTTCCATTCGCATCTTCTCTCCTTCTCGTCTACTTACGTTTTTACCCAACTATCCAAATCCGCCCCAAGAGACCCGCCGCCTTCCTGCAGCCTGCCGGTTCAAGCCTGCCGGTCCTTGCCTGCGATCCGAACCACCGGTTCCCTTTCGGGCCGGTGAAGCAGCCGTCTTACCTGGAAGAAGAACACGAGCAGGGACACCACAACTGAGCCTGCGGCAACCGCAAAAAGCTCCGGGTACCCCGTCCGCTGTGAAATCCAGCCAAGGCCGATCGCTCCCAAGCCGATGCCCAAATCGAACGCCGTGAAAAAGGAAGCGTTGGCCACGCCTTTGCGGTCCGGCGGCGCGAGGCGCAAGGTCGCGGCCTGCAGAGCCGGCTGGGCCGAGCCGAAGCCGATGCCGTACAGCACGGCCGAAACGACGACTCCCGTAAGACCCGTCGAGAAGGCCAGCACGAGCAGGGCCCCCGCCGTCACGAGCAGGGAGGGCAGCAGGATGAACGCTTCCCCGAGGCGGTCCGACAGCTTTCCGGCCACCGGCCGGATCAGTGTCAGCGCGATGGCGTAGACGAGGAAGAACGTTCCGGCATTGACCCGGATGGATTCGGCGAAAAGCGGAAGGAAGGTCGTGATTCCGCCGTACGCGATAGCCAGGAAGAAGACGGCGACGGATACAGAGAGAACGGATGGCTCGAACAGCTGCATTTTTCCGCGCTCCGCCCGGCGTTCGAACGGAATCCGGGTGGCGTACGCCAGCGCCAGGGCGATCGCGGACAGGACCACGGCGAAGTAGAAAAGCACGCGGAACGAATGCTCCCCGATGAGCCAGATGCCGAGCAGCGGCCCTATCGCCATCGCGACCGTCATGGCAAGCCCGTACCACCCCATCCCTTCCCCGCGGCGGGCAGGC contains:
- a CDS encoding aldose epimerase family protein, whose protein sequence is MGRYQVVQTVDCYPVWELVEEATRSVVRICPERGGIVTGFRSKGRELLYLDRQTYEDPEANIRGGIPVLFPICGQLPDGRYEWDGESFTMPNHGVARNRPWEVAGTETEGHAAITLKLTSDAGTLESYPFDFELRFTYLLKDGGLTIRQEYGNRSEASLPVYAGFHPYFASDRKELAYASDASSVLDLNDGREKPFHGSVDLTGRKEAVFLLGTKQREIAFQPAEGYGIRMSYGGEFRYIVLWSVPDKPFVCVEPWMAKTNEMNLKEELVMIPAGETLVTELAISCGPA
- a CDS encoding glycosyltransferase family 2 protein → MTARFHGKYRNARHPKVSVIIPVKNEVRTLRRVIHQAYQVHPHTEVVVVANGSTDGSKQLARRMGARVYSYGHSLGLDVGRSIGARKARGRILLFTDGDIIIPAYQLRKLVRAVDNGVDVALNRYSGRPVHKIPLVKHALNLLISRPDLKGASLTTIPHALSRKAVRRIGTRKLAVPPKAHAVAAASGLRMKAVEFIEVGRTNPKKSHHQNRQRIESLIIGDHLEALGAYIRRKGQRGRHTDMGRRRGYAR
- a CDS encoding universal stress protein, encoding MYEKLLVPVDGSESSARALAHAVSLARSLPVPPELVVLHVNPSFAMNEPPIGVNLEEAVEEEGRRILEPAVAALKDAGIPYRSLARNGDPAEIILRLAREEECGLIVMGSRGNGLVKELLLGSVSHAVIQQARCPVMIVK
- a CDS encoding MFS transporter gives rise to the protein MKSYSAGSDGLPRRGGFFDQPKAVWAVAFACVISFMGLGLVDPILPAIAEKLHASKSQVSLLFTSYNLVTGIAMLITGVVSSRIGVKWTLLSGILLIVLFSALGGAAGSIEGIVGYRGGWGLGNALFIATALSAIVGLSTSGTARAIILYEAALGLGISVGPLLGGELGSISWRGPFFGVSVLMAIAFISIVFLLPKTPKPKNRSSLADPFKALGYPALMTLAITALLYNYGFFTLLAYSPYVMELNEHGLGYVFFGWGMMLAITSVFVAPRLQRRFGSVRSICAMLILFAVDLLVMAAGTIQHSPKTVIIAVIAAGIFLGINNTLITTAVMQAAPVERSVASAAYSFVRFVGGAISPWLAGKLSEWYRAESPFYMGAFMVLIGVVVLIARRRHLSGIDAADAH
- the serS gene encoding serine--tRNA ligase, with product MLDIKWIRDNREKVQEAADRKNIRLKVEDLLEADRVKRLLQQETEGLRQERNRLSREIGRLLAGRVEGRAEEAESLAEEVKGQAGDDKAEEAKGRVGLIQDKLNVLQPKLQDAERRFGQLMALVPNVVSPDTPDGESDEDNVELRRVGEPPAFPFEEADHVTLGERLGLLDLARGVKTGGSRSYYLKGAGVLLHRAVQQLAVDRLAAKGFTLLEVPVMVRTEAMRNTGYFPLGEEQTYRLAEEDKWLAGTSEVPLVSYYADEVVDLREPIRLAAVSACFRREVGSAGRDVHGLYRVHQFAKVEQVVLCEADPALSERLLQEITGHAEEILQLLELPYRVMAVCAGDMAQKTYKQYDIETWMPNRGAYGETHSASNLHDFQARRSRIQYRGADGKLHFCHTLNNTAVASPRILIPLLEIHQQEDGSVRIPDALQPYMGGRKELRA
- a CDS encoding histidine phosphatase family protein; the protein is MIYVVRHGQTDLNKEGRLQGRKGLPLNRQGREQAEALKNELTHIRFDYVYSSPQERAVQTAELATGAAVIIDERLDVFDLGEADNRKRSEVTMAGVIPNPRLYKGVEDIQNFMKRVFEFMHQLQAKFKGSGATIMLSGHRCTTGCIGAYFEGIPADGNILKFSSDNGRFKVYPF
- a CDS encoding NADPH-dependent FMN reductase, whose product is MTTPRIHVLALSGSLRAASANTRLLKIAAELAPAGMSVELYEGLGDLPHFNPDLDGDDPPAAVRRFRERLQAADGVLVCTPEYANGVPGMLKNAMDWVVSSGEFYEKPTCTISASPLAIGARTAHDSLLLTLGMMTAKRVDGGSLTIPLVNKKLSAEGGLTDDATEAELRRLLEALAAACGS
- a CDS encoding phosphotransferase enzyme family protein, whose translation is MEQSVERLFGEAVLEEAASRFGLKAGGLKKLGDFENYVYEGEVEGEAEGEPRILRLTHSSHRSEEELLAELDWIRHLVEAGLSIPKYYSSLEGRRTERVTVGDSYFTACVFAKAQGHAADPANTADWNEEMYAAWGMLTGRMHAATRSYVVPEGLTPRPSWAEDELLQEPEKLVLPRDEYVLQRLEEIVTHLKGLPRGPEAYGLIHTDIHSGNFLVEDGRLTVFDFDDSAYNWFAHDLAIPLYYAVSAGKLPEMYKGDRGAYAEDFFRSFWAGYRSAYDLPAEWLREIPYFLKLRDVTLYLVLNKKIDPADRTPGIVRWLEEIKDRIRRDVPAVELDYKAMAAGEAGR
- a CDS encoding MFS transporter translates to MERLWTKPFVLMTSGMLFLFTGFYLLVPTLPIYIKQLGGNESQVGLLIGLFTLTAVVFRPVVGGLLDRYGRRPFILWGLVGFAVSMLLYEWAAGLFFLAALRVLHGFSWALSTTAVGTAITDIIPPARRGEGMGWYGLAMTVAMAIGPLLGIWLIGEHSFRVLFYFAVVLSAIALALAYATRIPFERRAERGKMQLFEPSVLSVSVAVFFLAIAYGGITTFLPLFAESIRVNAGTFFLVYAIALTLIRPVAGKLSDRLGEAFILLPSLLVTAGALLVLAFSTGLTGVVVSAVLYGIGFGSAQPALQAATLRLAPPDRKGVANASFFTAFDLGIGLGAIGLGWISQRTGYPELFAVAAGSVVVSLLVFFFQVRRLLHRPEREPVVRIAGKDRQA